A window of Hydrogenophilus thermoluteolus genomic DNA:
TGTCGCCAGATTTTATTGTAGCGAACCGCAAGGAAAAGTGACGCGTACCCGGGTGCCGCGCCCGAAGGGTGGCTCGGTGATCGTGATCGTGGCTTGGTGCTGTTCGGCGATTTCGCGTGCGATCGCAAGGCCCAAGCCAGAACCCTCGCCCAATCGCTCCGAATCCAGAAGCCGGACGAAAGGTTCGAAGACGCGCGCGCGCGCCTCCGGTGGGATGCCCGGGCCGGTGTCGTCGACGGCGACGTGGATCGTTGCGCCCTCCTGCCAGACGCGGATCGTCACGTCGCCGCCGGGTGGCGTATAGGTGATCGCGTTGTCGATCACGTTCTTGAAGAGCTCCCCGAGCATGAGCGCATTGGCGTCGATGGTGCACGGGGTCTGTCCTTCTTCCAGCGCCAATGCGATCCGTTTGCGGTGCGCTTTCGGGTAGAGATCGGCAACGACCTCACGCAGCAACGCCACCAAGTCGGTGGGCTGGAAGCGGTGGACCTGTTCCGAGCTCGATTCGGTGCGGGCAAGCGTCAGCAATTGGTTGATGAGGGGGGCGGTGCGCTCCGCAGCGGCGATGATCTTTTCGAGGTCGGCACGCAGCTCTTCCGGGGTTTCGGCTTCCCGGGCGAGTTCGGCTTGCATTTTGAGCCCCGTGATCGGGGTCCGCATTTGGTGCGCCGCATCGGCAATGAAGCGGCGTTGCGCCGCCAAGTTTTCCTCGAGGCGCGCCATCAGGCGGTTGAACGCTTCGATGAGCGGGCGAATCTCTTCGGGTACCCGCTCCAGGTCGATCGGCGAAAGGTCCGTTGGGCGACGTCGGGTCAGGTGTGCCTGCAGGCGCCTGAGCGGTGCGAGTCCTTTGGTGAGGCCGAACCACACCAGCACGACGGCGATCGGGATCACGATGAATTGCGGCATCATCACGCCGGTGATCACCTCGGTGACGAGCGCCTGGCGCTGTTTTACCGTTTCCGCGACCTGTACCGCGACGAGTGTCTGCCCGCCGTCGTGGTGTTTGCGTTCTACCAAGGTGGCCAGCCGCAACGGTTCGCCGTGGTAGTCGATGTCTTGGAAGCGCACGTCGATGTCGGCCAGCCACGAGGGGGTAGGCAGTTGCGCGTTGCCCGCAAGGCGGGCTTCCGGGGTACGGACTTCGTAGTAGAGCGTGGCGTTGGTGCCCGCATGCAAGATCCATTGCGCCGGTGCTGGCAAGGTGAAACTGGGTTTTCCGTCGGCAAAGAGGACGAAACGCATCAAGAAACGGGCGCGTTCGGCAAGGGCCTGATCGTACGGCCGGTGGGCGATCTCCGTGGCGATCTGATAGGTGATGAAGATGGTGATCGGCCACAAGAGGAGCAGCGTCGCGAGCATCCAGTCGAGAATCTCACCGAAGAGCGAGTTGGGTTCGGCGCGTCGTTTAGGAATCAGAAACGGCATGGTCGCTGTCGAGACAATAGCCAACGCCGCGTACGGTCCGGATCACCGCACCGCTGCCGTCGATCTTTTTGCGCAACCGATGGAGGTAGACTTCGATCGCGTTGGTCGAGACCTCTTCGTGCCAGCCGCAGAGGTGCTCCAGGAGCTGCTCTTTGCTAACCAACCGCCCGGGACGCAACAGGAGGTATTCCAGAATCGCCAGCTCTCGTGCCGAGAGTTCGAGCGGTTCGTCGTCGAGATAGGCGCGGCGGGCGCCGGTGTCGAACGTGAGCCGCCCCACTTTGACTCGGGTGGGTGCCGCGGCGCCGCGGCGCGTGAGCGCACGCACGCGCGCTTCGAGTTCGCGCAGGTCGAACGGTTTCGTGAGGTAGTCGTCGGCGCCCGCGTCGAGCCCGCGTACGCGGTCTTCGATGCCGTCTTGGGCGGTCAGGATGAGGACCGGGGTGGTGTTTTGCCGCGCGCGCAACCGTTTGAGGACCTCGATTCCGGGTAATTTCGGCAATCCGAGGTCGAGGATCACGCAATCGAATTCGGTCGCGGCCAGGGCAGCGTCGGCAGCGGAGCCGTCGGCGACGAGGTCGATGGCGTATCCCGCGCGTTTGAGTGCCCGCGCCAACCCTTCGGCGATCACCGGGTCGTCTTCGACGATCAAAATGCGCATGAACCGATTGTAATGGGGTTGTCGGGTTCGAACAACGGGAGCCGCTTGGCGATTCGCTATAATGCGCCCCATGCCCTTTTTCGCGATTGGCCTCAACCACCACTCTGCGCCGGTGCCGGTGCGTGAACAACTTGCGGTTGCTCCGTCCGAGCTACCCGAGCTTTTGCGCGCGCTCGTCGCTGCGGGGATCGGCGTTCACGAAGCGGCGCTCTTGTCGACGTGCAACCGAACCGAATGTTACGTCGCGGCGAGCGACCCGCACGCGGTCTTCGCGTGGCTCTGTGCCCACCGCCACGCCGATCTGGCGCAGGTCACACCCCACCTCTTCATTCATCGGGATAGCGAAGGGGTGCGACACCTCTTTCGTGTCGCTTCGGGCCTCGATTCGATGGTCCTGGGCGAGACCCAGATCGTCGGGCAATTCAAAGAGGCGCTGCGTCTTGCGAAAGCGGCGGGGACGCTCGGCAAGCACGTCCAGACCGTGATGCAGATGGCGCTTTCGGTCGCGAAAGAGGTGCGCAGCCAAACCGCGATCGGTGCCAACGTCGTCTCGATGGCCGCCGCCGCTGTTCGCCTTTCCCAACGGGTTTTCGGGCCGGTGGCGGAGCAGCGGGTGCTCTTCGTCGGTGCAGGGGAGATGATCGAAACGTGCGTCGCCCATTTCGCCGCAGGGCAGCCGCAGCGGATCGCGATCGTGAACCGGACGGTGGCGCGGGCCGAGCAACTGGCTGCTCGTTTTGCCGCCGAGGCGCATCCGCTCGATCGGTTGCCCGAACTGTTGCCGGAGTTCGATACGGTCGTCGCCAGTACCGCCAGCCCGTTGCCGTTGATCGGGTTGGGGATGGTCGAGCGGGCGCTCAAGCAGCGGCGCCACCGTCCATTCGTGATGGTCGACCTTGCCGTGCCGCGCGACATCGAGCCGGAAGTGGGCGCGCTGCAG
This region includes:
- a CDS encoding sensor histidine kinase, whose amino-acid sequence is MPFLIPKRRAEPNSLFGEILDWMLATLLLLWPITIFITYQIATEIAHRPYDQALAERARFLMRFVLFADGKPSFTLPAPAQWILHAGTNATLYYEVRTPEARLAGNAQLPTPSWLADIDVRFQDIDYHGEPLRLATLVERKHHDGGQTLVAVQVAETVKQRQALVTEVITGVMMPQFIVIPIAVVLVWFGLTKGLAPLRRLQAHLTRRRPTDLSPIDLERVPEEIRPLIEAFNRLMARLEENLAAQRRFIADAAHQMRTPITGLKMQAELAREAETPEELRADLEKIIAAAERTAPLINQLLTLARTESSSEQVHRFQPTDLVALLREVVADLYPKAHRKRIALALEEGQTPCTIDANALMLGELFKNVIDNAITYTPPGGDVTIRVWQEGATIHVAVDDTGPGIPPEARARVFEPFVRLLDSERLGEGSGLGLAIAREIAEQHQATITITEPPFGRGTRVRVTFPCGSLQ
- a CDS encoding response regulator, giving the protein MRILIVEDDPVIAEGLARALKRAGYAIDLVADGSAADAALAATEFDCVILDLGLPKLPGIEVLKRLRARQNTTPVLILTAQDGIEDRVRGLDAGADDYLTKPFDLRELEARVRALTRRGAAAPTRVKVGRLTFDTGARRAYLDDEPLELSARELAILEYLLLRPGRLVSKEQLLEHLCGWHEEVSTNAIEVYLHRLRKKIDGSGAVIRTVRGVGYCLDSDHAVSDS
- the hemA gene encoding glutamyl-tRNA reductase, coding for MPFFAIGLNHHSAPVPVREQLAVAPSELPELLRALVAAGIGVHEAALLSTCNRTECYVAASDPHAVFAWLCAHRHADLAQVTPHLFIHRDSEGVRHLFRVASGLDSMVLGETQIVGQFKEALRLAKAAGTLGKHVQTVMQMALSVAKEVRSQTAIGANVVSMAAAAVRLSQRVFGPVAEQRVLFVGAGEMIETCVAHFAAGQPQRIAIVNRTVARAEQLAARFAAEAHPLDRLPELLPEFDTVVASTASPLPLIGLGMVERALKQRRHRPFVMVDLAVPRDIEPEVGALQDVFLYAVDDLAQIVQEGRESRAQAVRDAEAIIDARLAEFAQWVSAQEMVPLIRQLRTHAETIATAERERALAKLRAGGDPEAVIAALTHALTNKWLHAPTTFFRQAPPEARQALSRWAPQLFGWEKTQR